A stretch of Lathyrus oleraceus cultivar Zhongwan6 chromosome 6, CAAS_Psat_ZW6_1.0, whole genome shotgun sequence DNA encodes these proteins:
- the LOC127092794 gene encoding uncharacterized protein LOC127092794 has protein sequence MTSKYISRSLVIVSLLISLVLPFTLGGIECENLSTETCSFAVSSSSKRCVLEKHVKRTGEEAYTCKTSDIEADKLKDHIESDQCIKACDLDRKSLGISSDSLLESRFTEKLCSPQCYQSCPNIVDLYFNLAAGEGVFLPKLCEVEGGNARRGMAESKSSGYVAPGPVHSVEFAASSPQPIGYVEFAEEPVVAPSYPPY, from the exons ATGACCTCTAAATATATCTCAAGAAGTTTGGTTATAGTCTCCCTTCTAATATCTCTGGTCCTACCATTCACTCTTG GAGGGATAGAATGTGAGAATCTAAGCACAGAAACATGTTCATTTGCTGTTTCATCTAGCAGCAAAAGATGCGTCCTCGAGAAACACGTGAAAAGAACCGGAGAAGAAGCATACACATGCAAAACATCAGATATAGAAGCTGATAAACTAAAGGATCACATTGAGAGCGATCAATGTATAAAAGCTTGTGATTTAGACAGAAAATCACTTGGAATTTCATCAGACTCACTTCTGGAATCACGTTTCACAGAGAAGTTATGTTCTCCACAGTGTTACCAGAGTTGTCCAAATATTGTTGATCTTTACTTCAATCTTGCAGCTGGTGAAGGTGTGTTTCTTCCTAAGTTGTGTGAGGTGGAAGGTGGAAATGCTCGTCGTGGAATGGCGGAATCGAAAAGCTCTGGTTATGTTGCACCAGGACCTGTGCATTCAGTGGAGTTTGCAGCTTCATCTCCACAGCCAATAGGGTATGTGGAGTTTGCAGAAGAACCTGTGGTTGCTCCATCATATCCACCATACTAA